The following are from one region of the Gryllotalpicola protaetiae genome:
- a CDS encoding DUF4331 family protein: MSHHLAAARAGTIGQLYIDDMYVFPGRDSTVFIMNVNSNVTQERAEPSFLPETRYEFKIHLADAPHESLAYRFVFGQAAEDGAQDFELSVLTDDDAASDEATGAVAVTGRTGQLAEANGLRVWAGRSADSFYIDLSLLGLVNGAVRSGTALDLSTWHPDAATNSFANTTVDTIVLEVPNISAPLQPGTEIAVWCSTKIDEGDGWHQINRFGHPMLWPIFWPDDIQFTHPANSRHPSVDFEQDGEELAGLISQTVAASGTAGDPDAYGRAVAHILLPDVMRYVVGTPAGYGFAGRNGRSMADNAPEAMLSLVTGTAVASGLKASVSEHLRAAQFPYVVPVPGL, from the coding sequence ATGTCCCACCACCTCGCCGCAGCCCGCGCCGGCACGATCGGGCAGCTCTACATCGACGACATGTACGTGTTCCCCGGCCGCGACAGCACGGTCTTCATCATGAACGTCAACTCCAATGTCACTCAGGAGCGGGCGGAGCCGTCGTTCCTTCCGGAGACGCGCTACGAGTTCAAGATCCATCTCGCGGACGCGCCCCACGAGTCGCTCGCGTACCGCTTCGTATTCGGCCAGGCGGCGGAAGACGGTGCGCAGGACTTCGAGCTGAGCGTGCTCACCGACGACGACGCCGCCAGCGACGAGGCCACAGGAGCTGTGGCGGTCACAGGGCGCACAGGGCAGCTCGCTGAGGCGAACGGTCTCAGAGTGTGGGCCGGACGCAGCGCGGACTCGTTCTACATCGACCTCTCGCTGCTCGGGCTGGTCAACGGCGCCGTACGCAGCGGGACCGCGCTCGACCTGTCGACGTGGCATCCCGACGCCGCGACCAACAGCTTCGCGAACACCACGGTCGACACCATCGTGCTCGAAGTGCCGAACATCTCGGCTCCACTTCAGCCGGGCACCGAGATCGCCGTGTGGTGCTCGACGAAGATCGACGAGGGCGACGGCTGGCACCAGATCAATCGCTTCGGGCACCCGATGCTGTGGCCGATCTTCTGGCCGGACGACATCCAGTTCACCCATCCGGCCAACAGCCGTCATCCCTCGGTGGATTTCGAGCAGGACGGAGAGGAGCTGGCCGGCCTGATCTCCCAGACCGTCGCCGCGTCCGGGACCGCCGGCGACCCTGACGCCTACGGCCGCGCCGTCGCGCACATCCTGCTGCCCGACGTCATGCGCTACGTCGTCGGCACGCCCGCCGGATACGGCTTCGCCGGACGCAACGGCCGGTCCATGGCGGACAACGCCCCTGAGGCGATGCTCAGCCTCGTCACCGGCACCGCCGTCGCCTCGGGGCTCAAGGCCTCGGTCTCCGAGCATCTGCGTGCGGCCCAGTTCCCCTACGTCGTCCCCGTGCCCGGCCTCTAG
- a CDS encoding HoxN/HupN/NixA family nickel/cobalt transporter, which produces MAGLVVLLHVIGFGLLIIAVAPEHYRLGDAHQAFTVGVGVLAYSFGLRHAFDVDHIAAIDNTTRKLLADGQRPLSVGFWFSLGHSTVVFALALLLAVGVKSIVGPLEDGGSRLHAMADVIGPSVSGGFLWLLGALNLAVLIGIVRALRKLRAGTFDDAEFDRRLASRGLLNRILGGLTRRAAKPWQIYPVGVLFGLGFDTATEVGLLVLAGGAATFAVPSYAILVLPTLFAAGMCLMDTADGMLMMGAYGWTAAKPVRKIVYNLTVTSISVATALLIGSIELLGVLVDGHVITAAPLAAVARIDLDYAGYALAGVFAAAWLIALAVGRFARWRPGRLSASSSRPGET; this is translated from the coding sequence ATGGCCGGTCTCGTCGTCCTTCTGCATGTGATCGGCTTCGGCTTGCTCATCATCGCCGTCGCACCGGAGCACTACCGGCTCGGCGACGCTCATCAGGCGTTCACCGTCGGAGTCGGCGTGCTGGCCTACAGCTTCGGGCTCAGGCATGCCTTCGACGTCGATCACATCGCCGCCATCGACAACACGACCCGCAAGCTGCTCGCAGACGGCCAGAGACCGCTCTCGGTGGGGTTCTGGTTCTCCCTCGGCCACTCGACCGTCGTGTTCGCGCTGGCGCTGCTCCTCGCGGTCGGGGTGAAGTCGATCGTCGGCCCCCTGGAGGACGGCGGTTCGAGGCTGCACGCCATGGCCGATGTGATCGGGCCGTCCGTCTCCGGCGGATTCCTCTGGCTGCTGGGAGCCCTCAACCTGGCGGTACTCATCGGCATCGTCCGCGCCCTCCGCAAGCTGCGCGCGGGGACGTTCGACGACGCCGAGTTCGACAGGCGGCTCGCGTCGCGGGGACTCCTCAACCGAATCCTCGGCGGTCTCACCCGGCGGGCGGCGAAGCCGTGGCAGATCTATCCGGTCGGCGTGCTCTTCGGTCTCGGCTTCGACACCGCGACGGAGGTCGGGCTCCTCGTCCTCGCCGGAGGCGCGGCGACCTTCGCGGTTCCGTCATACGCGATCCTCGTGCTCCCGACTCTCTTCGCCGCAGGCATGTGCCTCATGGACACGGCGGACGGGATGCTGATGATGGGGGCGTACGGCTGGACCGCCGCCAAGCCGGTGCGCAAGATCGTGTACAACCTCACGGTCACGTCGATCTCCGTCGCGACCGCGCTGCTGATCGGAAGCATCGAGCTGCTCGGAGTGCTCGTGGACGGCCACGTGATCACCGCGGCGCCCCTCGCGGCGGTCGCCCGCATCGATCTCGACTATGCCGGATATGCGCTCGCGGGCGTGTTCGCGGCGGCATGGCTGATCGCGCTCGCCGTAGGGCGGTTCGCGCGGTGGCGGCCCGGTAGACTCTCAGCCAGTAGTTCGAGACCAGGAGAGACATGA